A stretch of Thermococcus bergensis DNA encodes these proteins:
- a CDS encoding ABC transporter ATP-binding protein, producing MEIGRAHKKYILLLVVLGVISTILSAMVPFYLRNLLDELEMLTLSQILREIGIILGLYTLSTVIYLYAGFISNFAETKAAAWLKRRLFISTLYAENIKPGDALSRIQSDTEIVGRLGMSLIPAVIIEGFSLAMAVFVVFKLNVYLGLLTLITMPIYGFSMRAFVHRLKIASSNEREKYSKTVTAFKEGLDGRLDAKALNAFEYLISRISKNLDEWVEATKKMAFYQTANYGLQSYLSTILPLTILLAGLLLVKKEMAPLSVVIAVFSYLGKVYYPIERFAFLWSAYQRAIPVLNRIWGILEIGESSERSACNPYSFDITLKDVHFSFDDEKEVLRGISAIIPYGKKLGIVGSSGVGKTTLAMLLAGILSPTKGTVSIGGCHPSSILGNSLIYIPSSPHLFTGTVKENIALGMNVNDNDIAKLLELVELGGIDMNTLIEEGGKNLSLGQKQRIALARALVRRPKILILDEATSGIDSETEAKILERLKMMDMTVVVISHRLSTVREMEEIWVLDGGMVTCRGRHNELLQSCQRYRELFREQQKG from the coding sequence ATGGAGATTGGGAGAGCACACAAGAAATACATACTCCTGCTCGTTGTACTGGGAGTTATATCAACGATTCTTTCTGCCATGGTTCCATTTTACCTAAGGAACCTCTTGGATGAGCTTGAAATGTTAACACTTTCCCAGATACTTAGGGAGATAGGGATTATACTTGGTCTTTACACACTTTCTACTGTAATATACCTCTATGCTGGTTTCATAAGCAACTTTGCCGAGACCAAAGCTGCAGCATGGCTGAAGAGAAGGCTTTTTATCTCAACCCTATACGCAGAAAACATAAAACCTGGGGATGCCCTTTCGCGGATTCAATCAGATACCGAAATAGTAGGCAGACTTGGAATGTCTCTTATACCTGCTGTAATAATTGAGGGATTTTCTCTCGCTATGGCCGTTTTTGTCGTCTTCAAGCTCAACGTTTATCTGGGATTACTCACACTCATCACAATGCCGATATATGGCTTCTCCATGAGGGCATTTGTCCATAGATTGAAGATTGCTTCATCAAATGAGAGGGAAAAATACTCAAAGACAGTTACCGCTTTCAAGGAAGGACTTGATGGCAGGCTGGATGCCAAAGCTCTGAACGCCTTTGAGTATCTCATCTCTAGGATATCCAAAAATCTCGATGAATGGGTCGAGGCGACAAAGAAGATGGCGTTCTATCAAACGGCAAACTATGGTCTCCAGTCATACCTCTCAACTATCTTGCCTTTGACCATACTTCTTGCAGGCCTTCTGCTTGTTAAGAAGGAAATGGCCCCACTCTCCGTCGTCATTGCTGTCTTCTCATATCTAGGAAAAGTTTACTACCCCATAGAGCGCTTTGCGTTTCTATGGAGCGCATATCAAAGGGCAATTCCAGTTCTGAACAGGATATGGGGAATACTCGAAATAGGAGAATCCTCAGAAAGGTCTGCATGTAATCCATACTCCTTCGATATTACACTTAAAGACGTTCACTTTTCCTTTGATGACGAGAAAGAAGTGCTCAGGGGCATATCAGCTATAATACCTTATGGAAAGAAACTTGGAATTGTAGGTTCATCAGGTGTTGGAAAAACAACATTAGCCATGCTTCTTGCAGGAATACTAAGCCCAACAAAGGGCACTGTGAGCATAGGAGGCTGTCATCCATCTTCCATTTTAGGTAATTCTCTCATATATATACCCTCTTCCCCCCATCTCTTTACAGGGACTGTTAAGGAAAACATTGCTCTGGGCATGAACGTTAATGACAATGATATTGCAAAATTGCTTGAGCTCGTTGAGCTTGGGGGCATTGATATGAACACTCTAATTGAAGAAGGCGGCAAGAACCTTTCACTCGGGCAGAAGCAACGAATTGCTCTGGCAAGAGCATTGGTTAGAAGACCGAAAATACTTATCCTAGACGAGGCAACTTCGGGCATAGACTCGGAAACTGAAGCAAAAATCCTAGAGAGGCTCAAGATGATGGATATGACGGTGGTGGTCATCTCTCATAGACTTTCAACCGTCAGGGAAATGGAAGAGATATGGGTGCTTGACGGGGGCATGGTGACATGCAGAGGACGGCACAATGAGTTGCTTCAGTCGTGCCAGAGGTATCGTGAACTCTTTAGAGAGCAGCAAAAAGGCTAA
- a CDS encoding radical SAM protein, giving the protein MGTRVFQIKNKYMGFDPLSKTLLILDSKEVEVINKIKRNAPLTLSERQMLSEIQKTLDSKRENVNPIIVPAEINPNMMVLMVSQTCNMKCAYCYACEGTYTKPGILRIELGKRALDIANELGVDTVQFYGGEPLLNFDSIEKLVEYADINGYKFRYGIVTNGTLINRRIADFFTQYDFEVTVSVDGPQVVNDLNRKYKNGKGTYTDIIKGLELLNERSIKLALEVTYARNYIQKYSIRDILSHLSKYSKTFIVGYVLPPVQFQNNIIRDKYALKEAEIEEFLKELVDYLFDKWEEGIPIKEMGVCRILREILDPEYHVKTYICSEMPLRITVFYDGDVYPCHQTYLDRRFYLGNIRDKDFTKLLKERISKVTEHFTMSKLKLHDAWFSNLGDFCRIHLKEKVKGTYVLKYPRAYERAFEHILYNVATRDMKKVIETLGGNIVG; this is encoded by the coding sequence ATGGGAACTAGGGTGTTTCAAATAAAAAACAAGTATATGGGCTTTGATCCCCTGAGCAAGACATTATTAATTTTAGATTCTAAAGAGGTTGAGGTCATAAACAAGATTAAACGGAATGCTCCATTGACATTAAGTGAGAGGCAGATGCTATCGGAAATCCAAAAAACATTAGATTCAAAACGTGAGAATGTAAATCCGATAATAGTGCCTGCAGAGATTAATCCAAACATGATGGTTTTAATGGTCTCTCAAACCTGTAATATGAAATGCGCATATTGCTACGCATGTGAGGGTACATATACAAAGCCAGGTATACTTAGAATAGAACTAGGGAAAAGAGCCCTAGACATAGCAAATGAACTAGGAGTGGACACTGTTCAGTTTTATGGTGGCGAGCCATTATTAAACTTCGATTCAATAGAGAAGTTGGTGGAATATGCTGATATCAATGGATACAAGTTCAGATATGGTATTGTAACTAACGGAACGTTAATTAATAGGCGAATTGCTGATTTTTTTACCCAGTATGACTTTGAAGTAACGGTCAGCGTTGATGGTCCCCAAGTAGTAAACGACCTGAATAGGAAGTATAAAAATGGGAAAGGCACATACACAGATATTATAAAAGGACTAGAACTGCTAAATGAGAGGAGTATCAAACTAGCATTGGAAGTAACATATGCCAGAAATTACATTCAGAAATATTCCATACGTGACATATTGTCTCATTTGAGTAAATATTCAAAGACATTTATAGTTGGGTATGTTCTTCCGCCAGTGCAATTTCAAAATAACATTATTAGGGATAAATATGCATTAAAAGAAGCGGAAATTGAGGAATTCTTGAAGGAACTAGTGGATTATCTGTTTGACAAATGGGAAGAGGGTATACCAATAAAAGAAATGGGCGTATGTAGAATCCTTAGGGAGATTCTCGATCCAGAATATCATGTGAAAACGTACATATGTTCCGAGATGCCTCTGAGGATAACTGTATTTTACGATGGAGATGTGTATCCATGCCATCAAACGTACTTAGACAGGCGATTTTATTTAGGAAATATAAGAGACAAAGATTTCACAAAACTCTTAAAAGAGAGGATATCCAAGGTAACAGAACATTTTACTATGTCAAAGCTGAAATTGCATGACGCTTGGTTTAGCAATCTTGGTGATTTTTGTAGAATCCATTTAAAAGAAAAAGTGAAGGGTACCTACGTTCTTAAGTATCCTAGGGCCTATGAGAGGGCATTTGAGCACATACTATACAATGTTGCTACTAGGGATATGAAGAAAGTCATAGAAACCCTCGGGGGGAATATAGTTGGGTGA